A genome region from Salvia splendens isolate huo1 chromosome 19, SspV2, whole genome shotgun sequence includes the following:
- the LOC121779960 gene encoding uncharacterized protein LOC121779960 isoform X1, with protein MPAAKLYSSGTLNAMKSEEGNDSLGTFIRQATGKEPLLPFPRTVDGPVQWIQLLNALDQPVVDFSGWLLLTPVKVQMQKCEKCYREFCSPINYRRHIRVHRRSLNINKEWHKNRDLLAEFWDELSLQHAKELVSFSDIILKDIPGSSVVKALSSSLRKAGVWTLPQAYVKAGATLLDIIQAKPSRLPISSQELFSTLDDASERTFLCAGTADSVQNYVFDGETAKNSLELKNLVALTSFLFEQLLVKAWVADKDAEALRCQKLLVEEEEAEQKRQAVIVERKKQKKRRQKEQKVREQYCGCGSNLNIYIDAVDRPTSAEASDMSSPSGSNSNSQEVPTTIDSVQPQNKESDEDIEAQFDASSEHKKQRDSPAVELQMLVANGHRHAATNRLQALKSQRGRRYGLHADLNPQTLKPELMHKLGPSKDRRIQNGSKVRTKKFKNNNDWENPMPPSLQEVESNRIEQNNGEVIIGSIPVALKSYYDQQQASPPNETQDTCSAEQLKKKNASEKPVKCNSLQSGTNRAPSKLWRPVSRGETKNVLTVGRINEDLGDSAMLSKVHNHTSSSERSGQSQSLDSDGCQNRKQFHVISDDNAQGGLMPFSSEAVKEFLARRWKEAIAGDHIKLALSSEREPPGRPDVQPASGPPRGNGENQCGRIIQVQVARKPDKSVKFKYIPKTETKSYPVGTFDCSEFV; from the exons ATGCCTGCTGCAAAGCTCTACTCAAGTGGAACTCTCAATGCTATGAAAtcagaagaagggaatgattcCCTAGGCACCTTCATCAGACAAGCTACAGGAAAGGAGCCTCTTCTCCCTTTTCCAAGGACAGTGGATGGTCCAGTGCAGTGGATTCAATTGCTTAATGCCTTAGATCAACCAG TTGTAGATTTCTCTGGTTGGCTTTTGCTGACGCCTGTAAAAGTTCAGATGCAAAAGTGTGAGAAGTGTTACCGGGAGTTCTGTTCTCCTATAAACTACAGAAGACATATTCGAGTGCACCGCCGCTCCTTAAATATCAACAAG GAATGGCACAAAAATAGGGATTTATTAGCTGAGTTTTGGGATGag CTTTCATTGCAGCATGCTAAGGAACTAGTGTCATTTAGTGACATAATTCTTAAG GATATTCCAGGATCATCGGTAGTTAAAGCTTTGTCTTCCTCTCTCCGTAAAGCAGGGGTTTGGACTCTCCCACAGGCTTATGTGAAGGCTGGTGCCACACTGCTG GATATCATCCAAGCTAAGCCTTCCAGATTACCGATATCCTCACAAGAACTGTTTAGCACCCTTGATGATGCCAGCGAGAGAACGTTTCTGTGTGCTGGTACAGCTGATTCCGTGCAGAACTATGTTTTTGATGGAGAAACTGCTAAAAATAGCCTTGAGTTGAAGAACCTAGTAGCGCTTACAAGCTTCCTTTTTGAGCAACTACTG GTCAAGGCATGGGTCGCTGACAAAGATGCAGAGGCTTTGAGATGTCAGAAGCTACTTGTGGAGGAGGAAGAAGCTGAACAAAAAAG GCAAGCGGTGATTGTGGAGAGGAAAAAACAGAAAAAGCGTCGTCAAAAAGAACAGAAGGTCAGGGAGCAATACTGTGGGTGCGGCAGCAATTTGAATATCTACATTGATGCTGTAGATAGGCCAACTTCAGCCGAAGCATCTGATATGTCATCCCCATCCGGCTCTAACTCAAACTCACAAGAGGTGCCTACAACCATAGACTCAGTTCAACCCCAAAACAAAGAGTCAGATGAAGATATAGAAGCGCAGTTTGATGCTAGCAGCGAACATAAGAAACAGAGGGACTCCCCAGCAGTTGAACTCCAGATGTTGGTTGCAAATGGTCACCGGCATGCAGCCACCAACCGCTTGCAGGCTCTGAAGTCACAAAGGGGCAGACGATATGGCCTCCATGCAGACTTGAATCCTCAAACATTAAAACCTGAACTTATGCACAAGCTTGGTCCATCCAAAGACCGAAGAATTCAGAATGGAAGCAAAGTCCGGACCAAAAAGTTCAAAAACAACAATGATTGGGAGAACCCGATGCCTCCTTCTTTGCAAGAAGTGGAAAGTAACCGAATAGAACAAAATAACGGTGAGGTGATTATCGGTTCTATACCTGTCGCGCTGAAAAGTTATTATGATCAGCAGCAAGCAAGTCCCCCAAATGAAACACAAGATACTTGCAGCGCAGAGCAgcttaagaaaaaaaatgcttCAGAAAAGCCTGTGAAATGTAATTCTCTGCAGTCTGGCACCAACCGAGCACCTTCAAAACTTTGGAGGCCTGTTAGCCGTGGTGAGACAAAGAACGTGCTGACAGTTGGTAGAATCAATGAAGATCTCGGGGATAGTGCTATGTTGTCTAAGGTTCATAACCATACTTCCTCCAGTGAAAGGTCTGGGCAGTCACAGTCCTTGGACAGTGATGGTTGTCAAAACAGGAAGCAATTCCATGTCATCTCAGATGATAATGCTCAAGGAGGATTGATGCCTTTCTCCAGTGAAGCTGTGAAAGAGTTTCTTGCCAGGA GATGGAAGGAAGCTATTGCCGGAGACCACATAAAGTTAGCGCTTTCATCAGAGCGTGAACCTCCTGGACGGCCTGACGTTCAGCCAGCATCAGGTCCTCCTAGAGGCAATGGTGAGAATCAGTGTGGCAGAATCATTCAAGTTCAGGTCGCTAGAAAGCCAGACAAGAGTGTGAAATTCAAATACATACCCAAAACAGAAACAAAAAGCTACCCCGTAGGTACATTTGATTGTTCAGAATTTGTTTAG
- the LOC121779960 gene encoding uncharacterized protein LOC121779960 isoform X2 yields MQKCEKCYREFCSPINYRRHIRVHRRSLNINKEWHKNRDLLAEFWDELSLQHAKELVSFSDIILKDIPGSSVVKALSSSLRKAGVWTLPQAYVKAGATLLDIIQAKPSRLPISSQELFSTLDDASERTFLCAGTADSVQNYVFDGETAKNSLELKNLVALTSFLFEQLLVKAWVADKDAEALRCQKLLVEEEEAEQKRQAVIVERKKQKKRRQKEQKVREQYCGCGSNLNIYIDAVDRPTSAEASDMSSPSGSNSNSQEVPTTIDSVQPQNKESDEDIEAQFDASSEHKKQRDSPAVELQMLVANGHRHAATNRLQALKSQRGRRYGLHADLNPQTLKPELMHKLGPSKDRRIQNGSKVRTKKFKNNNDWENPMPPSLQEVESNRIEQNNGEVIIGSIPVALKSYYDQQQASPPNETQDTCSAEQLKKKNASEKPVKCNSLQSGTNRAPSKLWRPVSRGETKNVLTVGRINEDLGDSAMLSKVHNHTSSSERSGQSQSLDSDGCQNRKQFHVISDDNAQGGLMPFSSEAVKEFLARRWKEAIAGDHIKLALSSEREPPGRPDVQPASGPPRGNGENQCGRIIQVQVARKPDKSVKFKYIPKTETKSYPVGTFDCSEFV; encoded by the exons ATGCAAAAGTGTGAGAAGTGTTACCGGGAGTTCTGTTCTCCTATAAACTACAGAAGACATATTCGAGTGCACCGCCGCTCCTTAAATATCAACAAG GAATGGCACAAAAATAGGGATTTATTAGCTGAGTTTTGGGATGag CTTTCATTGCAGCATGCTAAGGAACTAGTGTCATTTAGTGACATAATTCTTAAG GATATTCCAGGATCATCGGTAGTTAAAGCTTTGTCTTCCTCTCTCCGTAAAGCAGGGGTTTGGACTCTCCCACAGGCTTATGTGAAGGCTGGTGCCACACTGCTG GATATCATCCAAGCTAAGCCTTCCAGATTACCGATATCCTCACAAGAACTGTTTAGCACCCTTGATGATGCCAGCGAGAGAACGTTTCTGTGTGCTGGTACAGCTGATTCCGTGCAGAACTATGTTTTTGATGGAGAAACTGCTAAAAATAGCCTTGAGTTGAAGAACCTAGTAGCGCTTACAAGCTTCCTTTTTGAGCAACTACTG GTCAAGGCATGGGTCGCTGACAAAGATGCAGAGGCTTTGAGATGTCAGAAGCTACTTGTGGAGGAGGAAGAAGCTGAACAAAAAAG GCAAGCGGTGATTGTGGAGAGGAAAAAACAGAAAAAGCGTCGTCAAAAAGAACAGAAGGTCAGGGAGCAATACTGTGGGTGCGGCAGCAATTTGAATATCTACATTGATGCTGTAGATAGGCCAACTTCAGCCGAAGCATCTGATATGTCATCCCCATCCGGCTCTAACTCAAACTCACAAGAGGTGCCTACAACCATAGACTCAGTTCAACCCCAAAACAAAGAGTCAGATGAAGATATAGAAGCGCAGTTTGATGCTAGCAGCGAACATAAGAAACAGAGGGACTCCCCAGCAGTTGAACTCCAGATGTTGGTTGCAAATGGTCACCGGCATGCAGCCACCAACCGCTTGCAGGCTCTGAAGTCACAAAGGGGCAGACGATATGGCCTCCATGCAGACTTGAATCCTCAAACATTAAAACCTGAACTTATGCACAAGCTTGGTCCATCCAAAGACCGAAGAATTCAGAATGGAAGCAAAGTCCGGACCAAAAAGTTCAAAAACAACAATGATTGGGAGAACCCGATGCCTCCTTCTTTGCAAGAAGTGGAAAGTAACCGAATAGAACAAAATAACGGTGAGGTGATTATCGGTTCTATACCTGTCGCGCTGAAAAGTTATTATGATCAGCAGCAAGCAAGTCCCCCAAATGAAACACAAGATACTTGCAGCGCAGAGCAgcttaagaaaaaaaatgcttCAGAAAAGCCTGTGAAATGTAATTCTCTGCAGTCTGGCACCAACCGAGCACCTTCAAAACTTTGGAGGCCTGTTAGCCGTGGTGAGACAAAGAACGTGCTGACAGTTGGTAGAATCAATGAAGATCTCGGGGATAGTGCTATGTTGTCTAAGGTTCATAACCATACTTCCTCCAGTGAAAGGTCTGGGCAGTCACAGTCCTTGGACAGTGATGGTTGTCAAAACAGGAAGCAATTCCATGTCATCTCAGATGATAATGCTCAAGGAGGATTGATGCCTTTCTCCAGTGAAGCTGTGAAAGAGTTTCTTGCCAGGA GATGGAAGGAAGCTATTGCCGGAGACCACATAAAGTTAGCGCTTTCATCAGAGCGTGAACCTCCTGGACGGCCTGACGTTCAGCCAGCATCAGGTCCTCCTAGAGGCAATGGTGAGAATCAGTGTGGCAGAATCATTCAAGTTCAGGTCGCTAGAAAGCCAGACAAGAGTGTGAAATTCAAATACATACCCAAAACAGAAACAAAAAGCTACCCCGTAGGTACATTTGATTGTTCAGAATTTGTTTAG
- the LOC121778081 gene encoding kinesin-like protein KIN-10C isoform X1, which yields MDLEAAATSNVLKSNRCSNPGNVRIIGKIRGLTHRESESLNQDSKPWIIVKNPEENGSSQKCKVYFETQSTKRDGYELDYCYEQLEEIDRIYSREIQPLVRELFEGRNASVIALGAKGSGKTFTIQGSQEKPGLAVMAMFDILAKAKETGKSVSISLYELTQENVKDLLNPDHPAIKVLDDAHGKVNIIGLSKVPVNSITEFQNMYISQVCSQNTQKVVTDQSHQKGLMVHISSDDCKMKVKLANKINFVDLAGYEDLRKNSRQGTAPVDSNRKNKSLYALLNVISAISANETRVPYRESKLTRILQDSLCGGNRVLLLTCLNPFFCQDSLSSINLISRRQSIKQVLTDSTNRSQTPAKVKKLSSFQSGKTISASVSAKKTFGHSQLHCAAKDSRNLKGRKLFDERKKVNSQLRCQSEDTSCHKSKIPPNHALAVAPFSLEEATQDTLISECSSFVEHIIDSNSNSDPKLEGNTSATTDDLAILMKTDSKVSGLEETLDNISDLKVHTQSESAIACNETKYLYTKGDGSPPLSERIREICNNLKSLCEPTPLSIKMPDEIATPCNNEENYNDNQEPKTPAMDCTSARYCTPQGIFDSCSSKLKNSIVHEYLNFLNSANKEELKSLKGIGEKRATYIMEMREESPEPFKSLDDLQDIGLSAKQIKGMMKQVAGGLF from the exons ATGGATCTCGAAGCTGCTGCAACCTCCAACGTTCTGAAATCTAATCGCTGCTCGAATCCAGGAAATGTTCGAATCATCGGGAAAATTAGAGGTTTAACACACAGGGAATCTGAATCCCTAAACCAAGACTCGAAGCCATGGATAATTGTCAAAAATCCGGAAGAGAACGGCTCGTCTCAAAAGTGTAAAGTCTATTTTGAGACTCAATCTACCAA AAGGGATGGTTATGAGCTGGATTATTGCTATGAACAACTTGAAGAAATTGATAGAATATATTCAAGGGAGATACAACCTCTTGTGCGAGAACTTTTTGAGGGTCGAAATGCATCTGTCATTGCTCTGGGAGCTAAAGGAAGTGGCAAAACTTTCACCATCCAG GGATCTCAAGAGAAACCTGGTTTAGCAGTGATGGCAATGTTTGACATCCTTGCAAAGGCAAAAGAGACAGGAAAGTCAGTTTCCATATCTCTTTATGAATTAACGCAAGAAAATGTGAAGGATCTCTTGAACCCCGACCATCCTGCTATCAAAGTACTGGATGATGCTCATGGCAAAGTCAATATTATAGGACTTTCTAAG GTTCCTGTAAATTCTATTACAGAATTTCAGAATATGTACATTAGTCAGGTCTGTTCACAGAATACTCAGAAAGTAGTAACTGATCAGTCACACCAGAAGGGCTTGATGGTGCACATATCGTCAGATGACTGCAAAATGAAAGTCAAGCTGGCCAACAAGATTAATTTTGTTGACCTAGCAG GCTATGAAGATCTCAGAAAAAATAGCAGACAAGGGACTGCACCTGTTGATAGTAATAGGAAAAATAAGTCACTTTATGCGTTACTGAATGTTATTAGTGCTATCAGTGCCAATGAAACACGGGTGCCATATCGCGAAAGTAAACTCACTCGGATTTTACAAGACTCCCTTTGTGGAGGAAATCGTGTTTTACTGCTCACTTGCTTG AACCCTTTCTTTTGTCAAGACTCTCTTAGCTCCATAAATTTAATATCTCGTCGTCAAAGCATCAAGCAAGTGTTGACAGACTCAACCAATAGAAGTCAGACCCCAGCAAAAGTGAAAAAACTTTCATCATTTCAAAGTGGGAAGACAATATCAGCTTCTGTAAGTGCAAAGAAGACGTTTGGACATAGTCAGCTCCATTGTGCAGCAAAGGATAGTCGCAACTTGAAGGGAAG gaaGCTCTTTGATGAAAGGAAGAAGGTCAACTCGCAG TTAAGATGCCAATCTGAAGATACTTCATGCCACAAGTCCAAAATTCCACCAAACCATGCTTTGGCTGTTGCACCGTTTTCATTAGAAGAG GCTACACAAGACACATTAATTTCAGAATGTAGTTCATTTGTGGAGCATATTAtagattcaaattcaaattctgaTCCAAAGTTGGAGGGTAACACTAGTGCCACCACTGATGATCTAGCTATCTTGATGAAAACG GATAGTAAGGTATCTGGGCTTGAAGAAACTCTTGACAACATATCAGATTTAAAAGTTCATACACAGTCTGAATCAg CTATCGCATGCAATGaaacaaaatatttatatacaaaGGGCGATGGATCCCCACCACTCAGTGAAAGAATTAGAGAAATATGTAACAACCTAAAGTCTCTATGTGAACCAACTCCATTGTCTATTAAGATGCCAGATGAGATAGCCACACCTTGTAACAATGAAGAGAACTATAATGATAATCAAGAACCAAAGACTCCGGCAATGGATTGTACAAGTGCAAGATATTGTACACCACAGGGTATTTTTGACAGCTGCAGTTCTAAACTAAAG AATTCTATTGTCCACGAGTACCTTAACTTTTTGAATTCTGCCAACAA GGAAGAATTAAAGAGCTTGAAG GGTATTGGAGAGAAGAGAGCTACATACATTATGGAAATGCGCGAAGAATCTCCTGAACCATTTAAAAGT CTCGATGATTTGCAAGATATCGGCCTTTCAGCAAAACAG ATAAAAGGCATGATGAAACAAGTTGCTGGAGGTCTTTTCTGA
- the LOC121779296 gene encoding uncharacterized protein LOC121779296: MKQSEGFVMPGNEHKDIRFVHVWFKLSNKKLLSLYVAAIGLFLPIAYIFKGEFEGDKEGIKAAAPHVFLLASQVFVEGLSFSGGFSLPIRVFVPVFYNSRRIFTIVGWTRGEIWKADGRYEGSARRLCVGRALAVANMAFWCFNLFGFLLPVYLPKVFRIYYQSSHIKPN, from the exons ATGAAACAATCAGAAGGCTTTGTCATGCCTGGTAATGAACATAAG GACATCCGATTTGTTCACGTTTGGTTTAAACTCTCTAACAAGAAGCTCCTCAGCCTCTACGTGGCCGCGATCGGCCTCTTCCTCCCTATCGCCTACATATTCAAGGGTGAGTTCGAAGGGGATAAGGAGGGGATCAAGGCCGCCGCGCCGCACGTGTTCCTCCTGGCGAGCCAAGTCTTTGTGGAGGGGTTGTCGTTCTCCGGCGGATTCTCGCTGCCGATCCGCGTGTTTGTGCCGGTTTTCTACAATTCGCGGCGGATCTTCACGATCGTGGGCTGGACGAGAGGCGAGATCTGGAAGGCGGACGGGAGGTATGAGGGGAGTGCGAGGAGGCTGTGTGTGGGGAGAGCTCTGGCGGTCGCCAACATGGCGTTTTGGTGCTTcaatttgtttgggtttttgcTGCCTGTTTATCTGCCCAAGGTCTTCAGGATTTACTACCAATCATCTCACATCAAACCTAATtaa
- the LOC121778081 gene encoding kinesin-like protein KIN-10C isoform X2 yields MDNCQKSGRERLVSKVRDGYELDYCYEQLEEIDRIYSREIQPLVRELFEGRNASVIALGAKGSGKTFTIQGSQEKPGLAVMAMFDILAKAKETGKSVSISLYELTQENVKDLLNPDHPAIKVLDDAHGKVNIIGLSKVPVNSITEFQNMYISQVCSQNTQKVVTDQSHQKGLMVHISSDDCKMKVKLANKINFVDLAGYEDLRKNSRQGTAPVDSNRKNKSLYALLNVISAISANETRVPYRESKLTRILQDSLCGGNRVLLLTCLNPFFCQDSLSSINLISRRQSIKQVLTDSTNRSQTPAKVKKLSSFQSGKTISASVSAKKTFGHSQLHCAAKDSRNLKGRKLFDERKKVNSQLRCQSEDTSCHKSKIPPNHALAVAPFSLEEATQDTLISECSSFVEHIIDSNSNSDPKLEGNTSATTDDLAILMKTDSKVSGLEETLDNISDLKVHTQSESAIACNETKYLYTKGDGSPPLSERIREICNNLKSLCEPTPLSIKMPDEIATPCNNEENYNDNQEPKTPAMDCTSARYCTPQGIFDSCSSKLKNSIVHEYLNFLNSANKEELKSLKGIGEKRATYIMEMREESPEPFKSLDDLQDIGLSAKQIKGMMKQVAGGLF; encoded by the exons ATGGATAATTGTCAAAAATCCGGAAGAGAACGGCTCGTCTCAAAAGT AAGGGATGGTTATGAGCTGGATTATTGCTATGAACAACTTGAAGAAATTGATAGAATATATTCAAGGGAGATACAACCTCTTGTGCGAGAACTTTTTGAGGGTCGAAATGCATCTGTCATTGCTCTGGGAGCTAAAGGAAGTGGCAAAACTTTCACCATCCAG GGATCTCAAGAGAAACCTGGTTTAGCAGTGATGGCAATGTTTGACATCCTTGCAAAGGCAAAAGAGACAGGAAAGTCAGTTTCCATATCTCTTTATGAATTAACGCAAGAAAATGTGAAGGATCTCTTGAACCCCGACCATCCTGCTATCAAAGTACTGGATGATGCTCATGGCAAAGTCAATATTATAGGACTTTCTAAG GTTCCTGTAAATTCTATTACAGAATTTCAGAATATGTACATTAGTCAGGTCTGTTCACAGAATACTCAGAAAGTAGTAACTGATCAGTCACACCAGAAGGGCTTGATGGTGCACATATCGTCAGATGACTGCAAAATGAAAGTCAAGCTGGCCAACAAGATTAATTTTGTTGACCTAGCAG GCTATGAAGATCTCAGAAAAAATAGCAGACAAGGGACTGCACCTGTTGATAGTAATAGGAAAAATAAGTCACTTTATGCGTTACTGAATGTTATTAGTGCTATCAGTGCCAATGAAACACGGGTGCCATATCGCGAAAGTAAACTCACTCGGATTTTACAAGACTCCCTTTGTGGAGGAAATCGTGTTTTACTGCTCACTTGCTTG AACCCTTTCTTTTGTCAAGACTCTCTTAGCTCCATAAATTTAATATCTCGTCGTCAAAGCATCAAGCAAGTGTTGACAGACTCAACCAATAGAAGTCAGACCCCAGCAAAAGTGAAAAAACTTTCATCATTTCAAAGTGGGAAGACAATATCAGCTTCTGTAAGTGCAAAGAAGACGTTTGGACATAGTCAGCTCCATTGTGCAGCAAAGGATAGTCGCAACTTGAAGGGAAG gaaGCTCTTTGATGAAAGGAAGAAGGTCAACTCGCAG TTAAGATGCCAATCTGAAGATACTTCATGCCACAAGTCCAAAATTCCACCAAACCATGCTTTGGCTGTTGCACCGTTTTCATTAGAAGAG GCTACACAAGACACATTAATTTCAGAATGTAGTTCATTTGTGGAGCATATTAtagattcaaattcaaattctgaTCCAAAGTTGGAGGGTAACACTAGTGCCACCACTGATGATCTAGCTATCTTGATGAAAACG GATAGTAAGGTATCTGGGCTTGAAGAAACTCTTGACAACATATCAGATTTAAAAGTTCATACACAGTCTGAATCAg CTATCGCATGCAATGaaacaaaatatttatatacaaaGGGCGATGGATCCCCACCACTCAGTGAAAGAATTAGAGAAATATGTAACAACCTAAAGTCTCTATGTGAACCAACTCCATTGTCTATTAAGATGCCAGATGAGATAGCCACACCTTGTAACAATGAAGAGAACTATAATGATAATCAAGAACCAAAGACTCCGGCAATGGATTGTACAAGTGCAAGATATTGTACACCACAGGGTATTTTTGACAGCTGCAGTTCTAAACTAAAG AATTCTATTGTCCACGAGTACCTTAACTTTTTGAATTCTGCCAACAA GGAAGAATTAAAGAGCTTGAAG GGTATTGGAGAGAAGAGAGCTACATACATTATGGAAATGCGCGAAGAATCTCCTGAACCATTTAAAAGT CTCGATGATTTGCAAGATATCGGCCTTTCAGCAAAACAG ATAAAAGGCATGATGAAACAAGTTGCTGGAGGTCTTTTCTGA